One window from the genome of Paraconexibacter algicola encodes:
- a CDS encoding acyl-CoA desaturase — MSLIESAPPTSASPAPARDDVQPCHNETLDRFLTGLVTGIPILALGIVGWQLWNSLLHVSDLIVLAIMYVITCLGITVGFHRLFTHRSFKTGPRTRGVLAVMGMMAIEGPVISWVADHRKHHAFSDHEGDPHSPHLHGHGLKGALHGLFHAHVGWIFMHDQRGSHDRYAPDLQDDPVVSWANGKFFYWVLLGLALPFGLGWLIGGSLATALTGLLWGGAVRMLLLHHVTYSINSICHVFGRKAYESDDESRNVGWLALFSMGESWHNNHHAFPTSAHHGLRWYQVDLSALVIRGMERVGLAWDVVRPSAERMAAKQR; from the coding sequence GTGTCCCTGATCGAGTCCGCCCCGCCCACGAGCGCGTCGCCGGCCCCGGCACGCGACGACGTCCAGCCCTGCCACAACGAGACGCTGGACCGCTTCCTCACCGGCCTGGTCACCGGCATCCCGATCCTCGCGCTCGGCATCGTCGGCTGGCAGCTGTGGAACTCGCTGCTGCACGTCAGCGACCTGATCGTGCTGGCGATCATGTACGTGATCACCTGCCTGGGGATCACCGTCGGCTTCCACCGCCTGTTCACGCACCGCAGCTTCAAGACGGGACCGCGCACGCGCGGCGTCCTCGCGGTCATGGGGATGATGGCGATCGAGGGCCCGGTGATCTCCTGGGTCGCCGACCACCGCAAGCACCACGCGTTCAGCGACCACGAGGGCGACCCGCACTCCCCGCACCTGCACGGTCACGGCCTCAAGGGCGCGCTGCACGGCCTGTTCCACGCGCACGTCGGCTGGATCTTCATGCACGACCAGCGCGGCTCGCACGACCGCTACGCCCCCGACCTGCAGGACGACCCCGTCGTCTCCTGGGCCAACGGCAAGTTCTTCTACTGGGTGCTGCTGGGCCTGGCGCTCCCGTTCGGCCTCGGCTGGCTGATCGGCGGCTCGCTGGCCACCGCGCTCACCGGCCTGCTGTGGGGCGGCGCCGTGCGGATGCTGCTGCTGCACCACGTCACCTACTCGATCAACTCGATCTGCCACGTGTTCGGGCGCAAGGCCTACGAGTCCGACGACGAGTCCCGCAACGTCGGCTGGCTCGCGCTGTTCTCGATGGGCGAGTCGTGGCACAACAACCACCACGCCTTCCCGACCTCCGCGCACCACGGGCTGCGCTGGTACCAGGTCGATCTCTCGGCGCTCGTGATCCGCGGCATGGAGCGCGTCGGGCTCGCGTGGGACGTCGTGCGCCCCAGCGCCGAGCGGATGGCCGCCAAGCAGCGCTGA
- a CDS encoding response regulator: MRVVIAEDHVLLRAGIVALLADHDIEVVAEVEDGEGLLRVLGGHKPDLAIVDVRLPPTFTDEGIRAAIEARRRWPQLGVLVLSQHVEEAYTSELLASGGGGLGYLLKERVAEVADFVDAVHRVADGGTALDREVVAQLVRPAERVQDGRLADLTPRERDVLGLMAEGRSNAAIARELVVTAGAVEKHVTSIFGKLDLPASSDDHRRVLAVLAWLQDQG; this comes from the coding sequence GTGCGCGTCGTGATCGCCGAGGACCACGTGCTGCTGCGGGCGGGGATCGTGGCGCTGCTGGCGGACCACGACATCGAGGTCGTCGCCGAGGTCGAGGACGGCGAGGGCCTGCTCCGCGTGCTCGGCGGGCACAAGCCCGACCTGGCGATCGTCGACGTGCGGCTTCCGCCGACGTTCACCGACGAGGGCATCCGCGCGGCGATCGAGGCCCGCCGGCGCTGGCCGCAGCTCGGCGTGCTCGTGCTCTCGCAGCACGTCGAGGAGGCGTACACGTCGGAGCTGCTGGCCTCCGGCGGCGGCGGGCTGGGCTACCTGCTGAAGGAGCGCGTCGCCGAGGTCGCCGACTTCGTGGATGCGGTGCACCGCGTCGCCGACGGCGGCACCGCCCTGGACCGCGAGGTCGTCGCGCAGCTCGTGCGCCCGGCCGAGCGCGTGCAGGACGGTCGCCTCGCCGACCTCACGCCCCGCGAGCGGGACGTGCTCGGCCTCATGGCGGAGGGCCGCTCCAACGCCGCGATCGCCCGCGAGCTCGTCGTCACGGCGGGCGCGGTCGAGAAGCACGTCACGAGCATCTTCGGAAAGCTCGACCTGCCGGCCAGCTCCGACGACCACCGGCGCGTCCTCGCCGTCCTCGCCTGGCTGCAGGACCAGGGCTGA
- a CDS encoding NADP-dependent oxidoreductase, with translation MVDRTNRCYRLRRRPDGLVTPQDLELVEEGIPPLRDGQALVRTSWLSVDPTNRIWMSDLRGYLPPVAIDAVMRGLGIGEVVESRRDDFPVGAHVTGMLGFQDHCLVDDALLEAPLTVLPDPLPAPPQALLGALGHTGITAWLGIEDICRPAAGETVVVSAAAGAVGSIAGQLAKARGARVVGLAGSPEKCRHVVEDLGFDACVNYKDLDWAEQLARATPDGVDADFENVGGEIMDAVLLRLNIGARIALCGMISEYNDYGPGGGSTVPGQRAIGQLIMQRATMTGFLVLDHAARFPEAIAALAALAAEGRLRWTDTVVDGFESTIDALNQLFAGANTGKLLVRV, from the coding sequence ATGGTCGACCGCACGAACCGCTGCTACCGCCTGCGCCGCCGCCCGGACGGGCTCGTCACGCCGCAGGACCTCGAGCTCGTCGAGGAGGGGATCCCGCCGCTGCGGGACGGGCAGGCGCTCGTGCGCACGAGCTGGCTGTCGGTCGACCCGACGAACCGGATCTGGATGAGCGACCTGCGCGGATACCTCCCGCCGGTGGCGATCGACGCGGTGATGCGCGGCCTCGGGATCGGCGAGGTCGTCGAGTCGCGCCGCGACGACTTCCCGGTCGGGGCGCACGTGACCGGCATGCTCGGCTTCCAGGACCACTGCCTCGTCGACGACGCGCTGCTGGAGGCACCGCTGACCGTGCTGCCCGACCCGCTGCCCGCGCCGCCGCAGGCGCTGCTGGGCGCGCTCGGGCACACCGGCATCACCGCCTGGCTCGGGATCGAGGACATCTGCCGGCCGGCCGCCGGGGAGACCGTCGTGGTGTCCGCGGCTGCGGGGGCCGTCGGGTCGATCGCCGGGCAGCTCGCCAAGGCGCGCGGCGCCCGCGTCGTCGGGCTCGCCGGGTCCCCGGAGAAGTGCCGGCACGTCGTCGAGGACCTCGGCTTCGACGCGTGCGTGAACTACAAGGACCTCGACTGGGCCGAGCAGCTCGCGCGCGCCACGCCGGACGGGGTCGACGCGGACTTCGAGAACGTCGGCGGCGAGATCATGGACGCGGTCCTGCTGCGGCTGAACATCGGGGCGCGGATCGCGCTGTGCGGGATGATCAGCGAGTACAACGACTACGGCCCCGGCGGGGGTTCGACGGTCCCGGGCCAACGGGCGATCGGCCAGCTGATCATGCAGCGGGCGACGATGACCGGCTTCCTCGTGCTCGACCACGCGGCCCGCTTCCCCGAGGCGATCGCCGCGCTGGCCGCGCTCGCCGCGGAGGGCCGCCTGCGCTGGACCGACACGGTGGTCGACGGGTTCGAGTCGACGATCGACGCGCTGAACCAGCTGTTCGCCGGGGCGAACACCGGCAAGCTCCTCGTGCGCGTCTGA
- a CDS encoding diguanylate cyclase domain-containing protein, whose translation MPYPVPSTEGARMAVLEDLEILDTPAEALYDDVVALAAAICRTPIAVVNLVDADRQWGKALVGLPSSEAPREQSFCARTIVAPDGTMVVPDTLQDATWAQNAMVLGAPHLRFYAGAAIHADGQPVGTLCVADSTPRELDPQALSALQVLARQVSANLELRLRSRELRAANSELRRLAVQDPLTGLANRTLLLDRLELALRVRARARSGGAVGVLFGDLDGLKHVNDTYGHQAGDELLRAVGRRLARRARGTDTVARIAGDEFVIVCSRLPGEAELTAVGERLSTGVAAPVPGLPDEIVPRLSFGAAIARDGEDAAGILARADAAMYVAKQARRAARVLVAD comes from the coding sequence ATGCCGTACCCCGTGCCCAGCACCGAGGGCGCCCGGATGGCCGTGCTCGAGGACCTCGAGATCCTCGACACGCCGGCCGAGGCCCTCTACGACGACGTCGTCGCGCTCGCCGCGGCGATCTGCCGCACCCCGATCGCGGTCGTGAACCTCGTCGACGCGGACCGGCAGTGGGGCAAGGCGCTCGTGGGACTGCCGAGCTCGGAGGCCCCACGGGAGCAGTCGTTCTGCGCGCGCACGATCGTCGCGCCCGACGGCACCATGGTCGTCCCGGACACGCTGCAGGACGCGACCTGGGCGCAGAACGCGATGGTCCTCGGCGCCCCGCACCTTCGCTTCTACGCCGGCGCGGCCATCCACGCCGACGGCCAGCCGGTCGGCACGCTGTGCGTCGCCGACAGCACGCCGCGCGAGCTCGACCCGCAGGCGCTGTCGGCGCTGCAGGTGCTCGCCCGGCAGGTCTCCGCGAACCTCGAGCTGCGGCTGCGCTCACGCGAGCTGCGCGCCGCCAACAGCGAGCTGCGACGTCTCGCCGTCCAGGACCCGCTGACCGGACTGGCGAACCGCACGCTGCTGCTCGACCGGCTGGAGCTCGCCCTGCGCGTCCGCGCCCGCGCCCGCTCCGGTGGCGCGGTCGGGGTCCTCTTCGGCGACCTCGACGGGCTCAAGCACGTCAACGACACCTACGGCCACCAGGCCGGCGACGAGCTGCTGCGCGCGGTCGGCCGGCGCCTGGCCCGCCGCGCCCGCGGGACCGACACGGTCGCGCGGATCGCGGGCGACGAGTTCGTGATCGTCTGCTCGCGGCTGCCCGGGGAGGCGGAGCTCACCGCGGTCGGCGAGCGCCTGAGCACCGGAGTCGCGGCGCCTGTCCCCGGCCTGCCCGACGAGATCGTCCCGCGGCTGAGCTTCGGCGCCGCGATCGCCCGTGACGGCGAGGACGCCGCCGGGATCCTCGCCCGCGCCGACGCCGCCATGTACGTGGCCAAGCAGGCCCGGCGCGCGGCGCGCGTGCTCGTCGCGGACTGA
- a CDS encoding sensor histidine kinase has translation MSSVAGDLTAQQPERPPRRGRLTGLRDAHPGALISAAGLAVVVAGLACTLVWALLGADTTYWPVWVWIGGGAPVAAAAAVRVSWRIPAGPARWASAHAGVGAVAATLLACIWLLTGGGFWLAWVLFGMGLALSVHALLAFADRLPPRPREKVLSARVDELVRTRRAALDEQAIALARIERDLHDGAQARLVALSLALGRAEQRLGEDHDAAPLVRDARREATAAIAELRDLARGIAPPMLQERGLVAAVEALAHRSSVAVDVRGALPDRLPPSTERAAYFVVAESLTNVAKHAPDARATVSLFASDGALWVEVADDGPGGADPAGTGLLGLRSRVEALDGRLTVTDLDPTGTRVRAELPCAS, from the coding sequence ATGTCCTCGGTGGCCGGCGACCTCACGGCGCAGCAGCCCGAGCGCCCCCCGCGCCGCGGACGGCTGACCGGCCTGCGCGACGCGCACCCGGGCGCCCTGATCTCGGCCGCCGGGCTCGCCGTCGTCGTGGCCGGGCTCGCGTGCACGCTCGTCTGGGCGCTGCTGGGCGCGGACACGACCTACTGGCCGGTGTGGGTGTGGATCGGCGGCGGGGCGCCGGTCGCGGCCGCCGCCGCTGTGCGGGTGTCGTGGCGGATCCCGGCCGGACCGGCCCGCTGGGCGAGCGCGCACGCCGGGGTCGGCGCGGTCGCGGCCACGCTGCTCGCGTGCATCTGGCTGCTGACCGGCGGCGGCTTCTGGCTGGCCTGGGTCCTCTTCGGGATGGGCCTGGCGCTGTCCGTCCACGCGCTGCTGGCGTTCGCCGACCGGCTGCCGCCGCGACCGCGCGAGAAGGTCCTGTCGGCGCGCGTCGACGAGCTCGTCCGCACCCGCCGCGCCGCGCTCGACGAGCAGGCGATCGCGCTCGCCCGCATCGAGCGCGACCTCCACGACGGGGCGCAGGCCCGCCTGGTCGCGCTGAGCCTCGCGCTCGGCCGGGCCGAGCAGCGCCTCGGCGAGGACCACGACGCCGCCCCCCTGGTCCGCGACGCGCGCCGCGAGGCGACGGCGGCGATCGCCGAGCTGCGCGACCTCGCGCGCGGGATCGCGCCGCCGATGCTGCAGGAGCGCGGGCTCGTCGCCGCCGTCGAGGCGCTCGCGCACCGCTCCTCCGTCGCGGTGGACGTCCGCGGAGCGCTCCCCGACCGGCTGCCCCCATCGACCGAGCGCGCCGCGTACTTCGTCGTCGCCGAGTCGCTCACCAACGTCGCCAAGCACGCGCCCGACGCGCGCGCGACCGTGTCGCTGTTCGCCTCCGACGGCGCGCTGTGGGTCGAGGTCGCCGACGACGGCCCCGGCGGCGCCGACCCGGCCGGCACCGGGCTGCTCGGCCTGCGCTCCCGCGTCGAGGCGCTCGACGGCCGCCTGACCGTCACCGACCTGGACCCGACCGGCACGCGGGTGCGTGCGGAGCTGCCGTGCGCGTCGTGA
- a CDS encoding PP2C family protein-serine/threonine phosphatase, whose protein sequence is MAILPHALTPRTPPAPGTTPLRVVAHGARSVRGLRRMRNEDAVLLASPLLAVADGVGGHAGGDDASALTVAALRRAVPDGAVRDPEDALLDALDEANAAVRAAARSRRVEGMASTVVAALLTAEGVTVAHAGDSRAYLWHDGRLERLTDDHSLVAVLEAREQITEDEARRHPLRSSILRAIGLDDELRADVDTVPVAPGDVLVLCTDGISDQLTDAEIADVLASTTDPDEACDVLVALARETGGDDTTVVVAQLG, encoded by the coding sequence ATGGCCATCCTCCCCCACGCGCTGACGCCCCGGACCCCGCCGGCCCCCGGCACCACCCCGCTGCGCGTGGTCGCCCATGGCGCGCGCAGCGTCCGCGGGCTGCGCCGGATGCGCAACGAGGACGCGGTCCTCCTGGCCTCCCCGCTGCTGGCGGTCGCCGACGGCGTCGGCGGGCACGCCGGCGGGGACGACGCGTCCGCACTGACGGTCGCCGCGCTGCGCCGCGCCGTGCCGGACGGTGCGGTGCGCGATCCCGAGGACGCGCTGCTCGACGCACTCGACGAGGCGAACGCCGCCGTGCGCGCGGCCGCCCGCTCCCGGCGCGTCGAGGGCATGGCCAGCACGGTCGTCGCCGCGCTGCTCACCGCCGAGGGCGTGACCGTCGCCCACGCCGGGGACAGCCGCGCCTACCTCTGGCACGACGGCCGGCTCGAGCGGCTCACCGACGACCACTCGCTCGTCGCCGTGCTCGAGGCACGCGAGCAGATCACCGAGGACGAGGCCCGCCGTCACCCGCTGCGGTCCTCGATCCTGCGGGCGATCGGGCTCGACGACGAGCTCCGCGCCGACGTCGACACCGTGCCGGTCGCGCCGGGCGACGTCCTCGTCCTCTGCACCGACGGCATCAGCGACCAGCTGACCGACGCCGAGATCGCCGACGTGCTCGCCTCCACGACCGACCCGGACGAGGCCTGCGACGTGCTCGTCGCGCTCGCGCGCGAGACCGGCGGCGACGACACGACCGTCGTCGTCGCGCAGCTCGGCTGA